The genomic DNA TTTTGCGGCTGGAATCCAGACATTGGCCTTGGCTGACCAGAGGAATTCATTGCGTTCCTCAACGACTCACGGACAATGGGAGCGTTCGCCCCGAGATGCGAACATTAATTTACAGCACAGACGAACAGCGGTTGGAGCTCCCCTCGCGTTCGCTGTGAACTTCGACCCTTAATTTTTTGAAGCCTGGCTTTGATGGCGACCTCCACAGAAAACACCAGCTTGCGAACACAGCTCTCCAATCGCCTTTCGAGCGACGAGGACAACGACGGTCTGGAGATCTTCGCGATTCTCAGTCGCCAACGTTGGTTGATCGGCTTGCTAACTCTCGCCGGGTTGGCGGTTGGGCTCATCTACGCTCTCAACGCGGAAGTATGGTATCGCTCGCAAGCGAAGGTGCTGATCAATGAAAAGAGCGCGGGCTTGGGTGCGGGATCCGCAGCCACCGACATCATTGATGAAGACATCCTGGCCAACCACATGGAATTGCTGCAAAGCCGCTTGATCGTTGGCGAAGCACTGGAATCCAACGGGTTGATGAATCTCGAATCCATCACACCTCACCTGGGCGATTCGGGTGATCCCGTCGAGTACGTGATTGATCGTTTGGAATTGGTAAAGGGCGGTGACGGATCAGCTAAGACAGCACGTAGCCTGAACATTGCTTTAACTCACACCGACCCCGAAGACACCCAGTTGATTTTGACCGCGGTGCTGAAACGCTACGAGCAATTCATCATCAATCAAGTTGAGCAGGTGATGGGTCGCGCCAACGAAATGGTCAACAAGGCCAAGACCGAAGTTGAGACCGATCTGGTGGCGGCTGAACAAGAATATTTGACGGCCAGACAGGAAGCACCGTTGTTCTTCCAAGGTGAAGGAAGCAGCAATATCTACCAGGATCGCTATCGCCGTCTGCAGGAACAATTGCTCGACATTGATATTCAAGAATCCACCATTCGCACGCGATTGGAACGGGTCGAAGAAACTCTTTCAGAAATGGACGAGGAAAAAAGCACAGCGGCGGATCAACTAGACAAGTTAGCGTTGATCGATAGCGAGAGCCTTGAACGATTAGGAGTTTTTGCAGGGCTGCAAATGAATTCAGCGAATACGGCTGAGTTCCGAGCCGCGATGCCTGCTCAGACGGAAAAAGCACGAGCCGAAATCACTCACCTGTTACAACTCAACAGCGAAAAGCAACGTCTTACCGCTGTCTTTGGCCCTGGGCATCCAAAGGTTCAAGATATTCAAAGCGAAATTGAATCGGTCAAGGCGTTCCTGCAAGAGAACGACGAGCTTGCGGAACCAGCGGCGATGTTCGCTGATAGCACACTAACACCTACGGGATTGTTACGGGCTTACGTCGGTTTCCTGAATCACGACATGTCTGCGCTTAATGAACAACGCAAAGAATTAACTTTCTTGGCCGCTGATGCGGAAGAGAAAGCAAAAGCGTTGATCGAATACGAATTAAAAGATTTGGTCCTGCAAAAGAAAATCTCTCGCCAGGAAGCTTTGTTCGATGGCGTTGTTCAACAACTCCGCGACCTCGATACTGCGAGTGGTTTGAGTGGCTACCTTTACGAGTTCTTGGAAGTTCCACGCCTTGGTAAAAAGTCATGGCCGAAATTGCCCATCTGCGGTCTCGGTGGACTAATGCTTGGACTTTTCTCTGGATTGGTACTCGCGGTGGCCAATGAAGTTCGTGATCGACGCTTCCGTTCGGCGTCAGAACTCGACGAAGCAATCGGCCTCCCCAACTTGGGAATGGTTGCGAAGTTGAACTCGATCCGAGAAGGCATCTCTGGATTGATCGCTGCGGAAAACTCCCCCAACGCGGAAGCTTTCCGACTCGGGCGTACGGTCCTGTTGCCTGAGATTCGCTCGGGTGAATTGCGAGTACTTGGTTTTACCAGCCCGATGCAGGGGGACGGAAAATCGACGGTCACGTCCAACTTTGCCGTTTCGTTCTCGCAAATTGGCTTGAAGGTGCTGGTCATTGACGCCGACCTTCGTCGACCAAGTGTTCACCGCTATTTCTCTGTCGCGAAGGGAGCTGGCCTTTGCGATGTCCTTGAAGGGCGTGAACAGTTCAAAGATATGATTCGCGAAACGGAAGCCGAAGGCGTCCATGTGGTCACAGCCGGGTCGTCACCCAAGATGGCAGCAGAACTACTTCAATCCGACAAGTTGGATGAAGTGATTGCTGAGGCTCGCGAAATGTACGACTTGGTTCTTGTTGACTTGCCGCCCGTGCTAGCCGTCTCGGATCCGATCGTCGTCATGCCTCGACTTGACGGCGGAGTCTTGGTGGTACGCGTTTCGCGTGTTCGTCGTGACGAGGTAATCAATACAATGAGACGGATCGAGTCTTCGGGCGGTAACTTCGTCGGTTGTATGCTCAACGCGTTCGGTGCTGGCAAGAAGTTCAATGTCGAAGGCGGATATTACGGTTACTACCGCAGCGACTATTCAAGGCCAGCCAGCAAGAATGGTTCGTCCAAGCGAATCGCATCGCCGGCACGCGCGTCGTCGATTCCAACGGACATGAACTAAAAGTCGACGTTTCGGTTGTCGCAAAAAAAAAAGCGGCGAGGGTAATCCTCGCCGCTTTCTTTTTTGGGAATCATAACGACTGTTAGTCGCTGTTAACCGTACGGGTGATCGCCTGGACGATGCCGTTGCCGGAGAACCAGTTCAGCGTCACGTTCAGAGTCGATGCACTTGGCTTGAACATCAGCATCACAACGTCGTTTGGAAGGATGCGGATTCGTTCTTTCGGATCGTAGATTGCACGGTCCAAGTCGGCACGGATCGTCATCTGGCGACCGTCGGGCAGTTTGCGAAGGATCAACACGCGGGTTGGTTCTCGCAGGTAGCCTGGGTTTCCGCCGGAAAGCACGGAACCATCGAGTCCCAGAGGACCACCGGCCGAACCGGTCGCCATGGCAATCGCTTCGATCACGTCAACGTCTTCATCGCGCGGCAATGGAATCTTACCACCGGGTAGCAAACCGCCGGTGATGAAGTATTCATTACGACGAGGGATGTAAAGCACGTCGCCTTCGCCAAGCGTAATGTCTTCTTCGGTGAACGGCACTTGTTCGCAAGGACACCCGGCCAGCGGAATTCGGATCACGCCAGGGCTGCATCCATCACCTTGACCACCGCTGACGAGACTTTGCAAGTTACCCGCACTTAAGAAGCGATTGTCAAAGCCGCTTCCTTTGCGAATCACGTAGACTTCGCGAGGAGCGTCGGTTCCTGGCAATCCACCAGTTGCAGCCATCGCGTGCAGCACATCGTTCTCGTACACGGGCAAGTCGATGACTTGACCACTACCGCGGTGAATTTCGTCCACTGACTGTGGC from Rubripirellula amarantea includes the following:
- a CDS encoding polysaccharide biosynthesis/export family protein, with the translated sequence MNQSNPIRSRIVTKIASKPARLRHLMMGLMAVGMLTSSTGCHLVSSAKDAVPAHRLPPDLFDCPRESLAPLPFAALGQTKPADHVIGAGDTLSVYIYGVFPPTEDETPVVQRTQAVNQRYYPARGSSLGPTTGLPIRVEADGTIDLPLIGRQVVAGQTITQAIDSILEEYRAEDILQEGRERITISLSQPRVTRVVVLREDTPAENVSIVSPQSVDEIHRGSGQVIDLPVYENDVLHAMAATGGLPGTDAPREVYVIRKGSGFDNRFLSAGNLQSLVSGGQGDGCSPGVIRIPLAGCPCEQVPFTEEDITLGEGDVLYIPRRNEYFITGGLLPGGKIPLPRDEDVDVIEAIAMATGSAGGPLGLDGSVLSGGNPGYLREPTRVLILRKLPDGRQMTIRADLDRAIYDPKERIRILPNDVVMLMFKPSASTLNVTLNWFSGNGIVQAITRTVNSD
- a CDS encoding polysaccharide biosynthesis tyrosine autokinase, which encodes MATSTENTSLRTQLSNRLSSDEDNDGLEIFAILSRQRWLIGLLTLAGLAVGLIYALNAEVWYRSQAKVLINEKSAGLGAGSAATDIIDEDILANHMELLQSRLIVGEALESNGLMNLESITPHLGDSGDPVEYVIDRLELVKGGDGSAKTARSLNIALTHTDPEDTQLILTAVLKRYEQFIINQVEQVMGRANEMVNKAKTEVETDLVAAEQEYLTARQEAPLFFQGEGSSNIYQDRYRRLQEQLLDIDIQESTIRTRLERVEETLSEMDEEKSTAADQLDKLALIDSESLERLGVFAGLQMNSANTAEFRAAMPAQTEKARAEITHLLQLNSEKQRLTAVFGPGHPKVQDIQSEIESVKAFLQENDELAEPAAMFADSTLTPTGLLRAYVGFLNHDMSALNEQRKELTFLAADAEEKAKALIEYELKDLVLQKKISRQEALFDGVVQQLRDLDTASGLSGYLYEFLEVPRLGKKSWPKLPICGLGGLMLGLFSGLVLAVANEVRDRRFRSASELDEAIGLPNLGMVAKLNSIREGISGLIAAENSPNAEAFRLGRTVLLPEIRSGELRVLGFTSPMQGDGKSTVTSNFAVSFSQIGLKVLVIDADLRRPSVHRYFSVAKGAGLCDVLEGREQFKDMIRETEAEGVHVVTAGSSPKMAAELLQSDKLDEVIAEAREMYDLVLVDLPPVLAVSDPIVVMPRLDGGVLVVRVSRVRRDEVINTMRRIESSGGNFVGCMLNAFGAGKKFNVEGGYYGYYRSDYSRPASKNGSSKRIASPARASSIPTDMN